In Mycolicibacterium phocaicum, one DNA window encodes the following:
- a CDS encoding HAD-IIA family hydrolase, translating to MAIGGVLFDIDGVLVTSWRPIDGAAETLRVLEERQIARSFLTNTTTKTRQQIAELLCAAGIEVAADEVVTAAVLTADYVRDRYPGARCFLVNSGQIGADMPGVDLVYASDFAGPRQPDTPDVVLLGGAGPEYTHLTLSWIYDWMARGVPVVAMHRSNAWNTADGLRVDTGLYLAGLEQTTGHQGTAVGKPAPAGFLAAAARLGVEPEEMYMVGDDLNNDVLAAQVVGMTGVLVRTGKFRQDTLDRWAADEFAMQPNYVVDSVADLPELLGR from the coding sequence ATGGCAATCGGCGGGGTGCTCTTCGACATCGATGGTGTCCTGGTGACCTCGTGGCGTCCGATCGACGGTGCGGCCGAGACCCTGCGGGTGCTCGAGGAGCGTCAGATCGCCCGGTCGTTCCTGACGAACACCACCACCAAGACCCGGCAGCAGATCGCCGAATTGCTTTGTGCGGCAGGCATTGAGGTCGCTGCCGACGAGGTCGTCACCGCCGCGGTGCTGACCGCCGACTACGTGCGCGATCGCTACCCCGGTGCCCGATGTTTCCTGGTGAACAGCGGCCAGATCGGTGCGGACATGCCCGGTGTCGATCTGGTGTACGCCTCCGACTTCGCTGGTCCGCGGCAGCCCGACACGCCCGATGTGGTGCTCCTCGGTGGCGCGGGGCCCGAATACACGCATCTGACCCTCAGTTGGATCTATGACTGGATGGCCCGCGGCGTCCCCGTCGTCGCCATGCATCGCAGCAACGCGTGGAACACCGCCGACGGGCTACGGGTGGACACCGGCCTGTATCTGGCCGGGCTGGAACAGACCACCGGTCATCAGGGCACCGCTGTCGGCAAGCCCGCGCCCGCCGGGTTCCTGGCCGCAGCCGCCCGGCTCGGCGTCGAACCCGAAGAGATGTACATGGTCGGCGACGACCTCAACAACGACGTCCTCGCGGCCCAGGTCGTCGGCATGACGGGCGTGCTGGTGCGTACCGGAAAATTCCGCCAGGACACGCTGGACCGTTGGGCCGCAGACGAATTCGCGATGCAGCCGAACTACGTGGTGGACTCCGTCGCAGACCTGCCGGAGCTTTTGGGCCGCTGA
- a CDS encoding AAA family ATPase: MTPPQAQALQGASDPSGAQLQLTARLNTSALDARRGVVLLHPEAIAALGIREWDAVSLTGTRTTCAVVGVAATGTPPGTALLDDVTLSNAGIRADAPVLVSPATVYGARSVTVSGSRLASSSISPATLRMALLGKVMTVGDTVSLLPRDLGPGTSTSAATAALATQVGITWTSELLTVTAVDPAGPVSVQPNSVVSWGDATVVTAAAQPVISPAKTTDAQTVSVDDLKGVHAQVTRLTEWLKLALDEPELLETLGATANLGVLVSGPAGVGKAAMVRAVCTSRRLVELDGPEVGALRAEDRLAGVAAAVSSVRDGGGVLLITDIDALLPAVAEPVATLILTELRKAVASRGVAFIATSAVPDGVDARLRAPDLCDRELGLTLPDAATRKALLEVLLRSVPAKDLNLDEIAERTPGFVVADLAALVREAALRAAARASADGAEPALTQDDLAGALSVIRPLSRSATEEVAVGSVTLDDVGDMLATKQALTEAVLWPLQHPDTFERLGVEPPRGVLLYGPPGCGKTFLVRALASSGRLSVHAVKGAELMDKWVGSSERAVRELFQRARDSAPSLVFLDEMDALAPRRGQSFDSGVTDRVVAALLTELDGINPLRDVVVVGATNRPDLIDPALLRPGRLEKLVFVEPPDAEARREILRTAGKSIPLAPDVDLGQLAGELDGYSAADCVALLREAALTAMRRSIDAADVTAADVAKARETVRPSLDPVQVQSLREFAEGR; the protein is encoded by the coding sequence ATGACGCCCCCGCAGGCACAGGCCCTGCAGGGCGCATCCGACCCGTCCGGCGCGCAGCTCCAGCTCACCGCCCGGCTCAACACCTCAGCACTCGACGCCCGCCGCGGCGTGGTGCTGCTGCACCCGGAAGCGATAGCTGCCCTGGGTATCCGCGAGTGGGACGCGGTGTCGCTGACCGGCACGCGCACCACCTGCGCGGTGGTCGGGGTGGCCGCCACCGGGACTCCCCCGGGCACCGCGCTGCTCGACGATGTGACCCTGTCGAATGCCGGCATCCGGGCCGACGCGCCGGTGCTGGTGTCACCGGCGACGGTGTACGGCGCCCGCTCGGTGACCGTCAGCGGTTCGCGACTGGCCAGCAGCTCGATCTCCCCGGCGACGTTGCGAATGGCATTGCTGGGCAAGGTGATGACGGTCGGCGACACGGTGTCACTGCTGCCGCGCGATCTGGGTCCGGGCACCTCGACGTCCGCGGCCACCGCGGCGCTGGCCACGCAGGTCGGCATCACCTGGACCTCAGAGCTGCTCACCGTGACAGCCGTCGACCCGGCCGGACCGGTCAGCGTGCAACCGAATTCAGTGGTCAGCTGGGGTGATGCCACCGTCGTCACGGCAGCCGCGCAACCGGTGATCTCCCCCGCGAAAACGACTGACGCCCAAACCGTTTCGGTCGATGACCTCAAGGGCGTACACGCCCAGGTGACGCGACTGACCGAGTGGCTCAAGCTGGCCCTCGACGAACCCGAACTCCTCGAAACCCTGGGTGCCACCGCCAATCTGGGCGTCCTGGTGTCCGGGCCCGCGGGCGTCGGCAAGGCCGCCATGGTGCGCGCGGTGTGCACGTCACGCCGCCTCGTCGAGCTCGACGGGCCGGAGGTCGGGGCGCTGCGCGCCGAGGACCGACTGGCCGGGGTCGCCGCTGCCGTGAGCTCGGTGCGCGACGGCGGTGGTGTCCTGCTCATCACCGACATCGACGCGCTGTTGCCCGCGGTCGCCGAGCCCGTGGCCACGTTGATCCTGACCGAGCTCCGCAAGGCCGTCGCCAGCCGCGGTGTGGCGTTCATCGCGACGTCGGCCGTGCCCGACGGCGTCGACGCCCGCCTTCGGGCACCCGATCTGTGCGACCGCGAACTGGGACTGACCCTGCCCGACGCCGCCACCCGCAAGGCCCTGCTGGAGGTGCTGCTGCGGTCGGTGCCCGCCAAGGATCTGAACCTCGACGAGATCGCCGAGCGCACACCGGGATTCGTCGTCGCCGATCTCGCCGCCCTGGTACGCGAGGCCGCGCTGCGGGCAGCCGCCCGCGCCAGCGCCGACGGTGCCGAACCGGCCCTGACGCAGGATGACCTGGCCGGTGCGCTGTCGGTGATCCGGCCGCTGTCGCGGTCGGCGACCGAAGAGGTCGCGGTCGGGTCGGTGACGCTCGACGACGTCGGCGACATGTTGGCGACGAAGCAGGCGCTGACCGAAGCGGTGCTGTGGCCCCTGCAGCACCCGGACACCTTCGAGCGTCTCGGCGTGGAACCGCCCCGGGGCGTGCTGTTGTACGGGCCGCCCGGCTGCGGCAAGACGTTCCTGGTGCGGGCCTTGGCCAGCTCGGGCCGGTTGTCGGTGCATGCTGTCAAGGGCGCCGAGTTGATGGACAAGTGGGTCGGTTCGTCGGAGCGTGCGGTCCGCGAATTGTTCCAGCGCGCACGCGATTCCGCGCCGTCGCTGGTGTTCCTCGACGAGATGGACGCCCTGGCGCCGCGCCGCGGACAGAGCTTCGATTCCGGTGTCACCGACCGCGTGGTGGCCGCGCTGCTCACCGAACTCGACGGCATCAACCCGTTGCGCGACGTCGTGGTGGTCGGTGCGACCAACCGGCCGGATCTCATCGACCCCGCGCTGCTGCGGCCGGGCCGGCTGGAGAAGCTGGTGTTCGTCGAGCCGCCCGACGCCGAGGCCCGTCGCGAAATCCTGCGTACCGCAGGCAAATCCATCCCCCTGGCGCCCGACGTCGACCTCGGCCAGTTGGCCGGTGAACTCGACGGCTACAGCGCCGCGGACTGCGTCGCCCTGTTGCGCGAAGCGGCGCTGACCGCGATGCGCCGGTCCATCGACGCCGCCGATGTCACCGCGGCCGACGTCGCCAAGGCCCGCGAGACGGTGCGGCCGTCACTGGATCCCGTTCAGGTGCAGTCACTTCGGGAGTTCGCCGAGGGGCGCTGA
- the pssA gene encoding CDP-diacylglycerol--serine O-phosphatidyltransferase has product MKPRIKTPQVSLRKLVPSALTVAAICLGLSAVKYALDHRPTEAMALLAGAAILDALDGRAARMLNATSKMGAEIDSLADAVNFGVAPAFIVYATLLEHNSSPLAWIVVLLYAVCIVLRLARFNAMLDVEGPAFEKEFFTGMPAPAGAIGAIGPLAAKMQFPGPWWDSHWGQIFICIWLIGVSLLVVSTVPMRKVHTFAIPPNMALPLLALLAILVAASVMYGYIVILVIIVAYVIHIPFAVRTKAWLRAHPEVWDDKPKEQRQARRAIRRAQPRRTDRGQRRSTARLRLRRPGPRR; this is encoded by the coding sequence ATGAAACCCCGGATCAAGACTCCGCAGGTGAGCCTGCGGAAGCTGGTCCCCAGCGCCCTGACGGTCGCTGCGATCTGCCTGGGTCTGTCGGCGGTCAAGTACGCCCTCGACCACCGGCCCACCGAGGCCATGGCGCTGCTGGCGGGTGCCGCGATCCTCGACGCGCTCGACGGCCGCGCGGCCCGCATGCTGAACGCGACGTCCAAGATGGGCGCGGAGATCGACTCGCTGGCCGACGCCGTGAACTTCGGCGTGGCGCCGGCGTTCATCGTGTACGCCACGCTGCTGGAGCACAACAGCTCGCCGCTCGCCTGGATCGTGGTGCTGCTGTACGCGGTGTGCATCGTGCTGCGGCTGGCGCGCTTCAACGCCATGCTCGACGTGGAGGGCCCGGCGTTCGAGAAGGAGTTCTTCACCGGCATGCCGGCCCCGGCCGGCGCGATCGGCGCCATCGGCCCGCTGGCGGCCAAGATGCAGTTCCCCGGCCCCTGGTGGGATTCGCACTGGGGTCAGATCTTCATCTGCATCTGGCTGATCGGCGTCTCGCTGCTGGTGGTCAGCACCGTCCCGATGCGCAAGGTGCACACCTTCGCCATCCCGCCGAACATGGCCCTGCCGCTGCTGGCGCTGCTGGCCATCCTGGTGGCCGCCTCGGTGATGTACGGCTACATCGTCATCCTGGTGATCATCGTCGCCTACGTGATCCACATCCCGTTCGCGGTCCGGACCAAGGCCTGGCTGCGTGCACACCCCGAGGTCTGGGACGACAAACCCAAGGAACAGCGACAGGCCCGCCGCGCCATCCGCCGTGCGCAGCCGCGTCGCACCGACCGCGGGCAGCGCCGGTCCACGGCCCGGCTGCGGTTGCGTAGGCCGGGTCCTCGTCGATGA
- a CDS encoding TetR family transcriptional regulator, with product MGHPRNSDATRARLLCAATTEFAQYGIAGARVDRIAANAGANKAQIYHYFGSKDQLFDAVWAAMTQRFFADSPVVADDLPGYAAHLIDVYAGQPEVGRLIAWHRLERADDSAAGFPGDTMHEQIASIAAAQADGKLTGELPAPVLFTLVLTIASMWHNLSPTLLAVIGIDDHAQRKAIVCDAVTRLITTSAADTTGPSARTRRANVHPPNPLP from the coding sequence ATGGGCCACCCGCGGAACTCCGACGCCACTCGTGCGCGGCTGCTCTGCGCGGCGACCACCGAATTCGCCCAGTACGGCATCGCCGGGGCCCGGGTCGATCGCATCGCCGCCAACGCGGGCGCCAACAAGGCGCAGATTTACCATTACTTCGGCAGCAAAGATCAGTTGTTCGACGCCGTGTGGGCCGCGATGACGCAGCGGTTCTTCGCCGACAGTCCGGTGGTCGCCGACGACCTGCCCGGCTACGCCGCTCATCTGATCGACGTCTATGCCGGCCAGCCCGAAGTCGGCCGGCTGATCGCCTGGCACCGACTGGAGCGCGCCGACGATTCCGCGGCGGGCTTTCCCGGCGACACCATGCACGAGCAGATTGCGTCCATCGCCGCCGCCCAGGCCGACGGCAAGCTCACCGGCGAGCTGCCCGCGCCGGTGCTGTTCACCCTGGTGCTCACCATCGCATCGATGTGGCACAACCTCAGCCCCACGCTGCTGGCCGTGATCGGCATCGACGACCACGCCCAGCGCAAGGCCATCGTCTGCGACGCCGTGACGCGCCTGATCACCACGTCGGCCGCCGACACCACCGGGCCGAGCGCCAGGACACGCCGGGCAAATGTGCATCCGCCAAACCCGTTGCCCTAG
- the moeA gene encoding molybdopterin molybdotransferase MoeA — translation MRTVEEHQQVVAGLINARPAVAVPLADALGLALAEDVVAPLSLPGFDNSAMDGYAVVAADVATASADNPVKLPVAEDIPAGRTDLLTLAPGTAHRIMTGAMLPAGATAVVQVEATDGATDVVSIYSAVPEGRSIRRAGEDVTAGMTVLSAGEVLSPAALGLAAALGLAELKVIPRQRVLVLSTGTELVAPGTPLQPGQIYESNAVMLAAALREAGADVTTAPATSDDVALFRETLAGHAQNVDLIVTTGGVSAGAYEVVKDALSGDVEFVKVAMQPGMPQGAGTVGGTPIVTLPGNPVSALVSFEVFIRPPLRAAMGLPSQRPRRPATLTEKLTSPAGKRQFRRGVLGTDEQVSSYGPPASHHLRWLATANCLLDIGEDVVELAAGSPVPVWDLS, via the coding sequence ATGCGGACCGTCGAGGAACATCAGCAGGTTGTCGCCGGACTGATCAACGCCCGGCCGGCCGTCGCCGTACCGCTGGCCGACGCGCTGGGGCTGGCCCTTGCCGAGGACGTGGTGGCGCCGCTGTCGCTGCCCGGTTTCGACAACTCGGCGATGGACGGTTACGCCGTCGTGGCCGCCGACGTGGCCACCGCCTCCGCCGATAACCCGGTGAAACTCCCTGTCGCCGAAGACATTCCGGCCGGTCGCACCGACCTGCTGACCCTGGCGCCCGGCACGGCGCACCGGATCATGACCGGCGCCATGCTGCCCGCCGGGGCCACCGCGGTGGTCCAGGTCGAGGCCACGGACGGAGCGACCGACGTCGTGTCGATCTACTCGGCCGTCCCCGAAGGCCGGAGCATCCGGCGGGCGGGCGAGGACGTCACCGCCGGGATGACGGTGCTGTCCGCCGGCGAGGTGCTCTCCCCCGCGGCCCTGGGCCTGGCCGCCGCCCTGGGCCTGGCCGAGCTGAAAGTTATTCCGCGGCAACGGGTCCTGGTGCTGTCCACCGGAACGGAGCTGGTCGCGCCGGGCACGCCGCTGCAACCGGGACAGATCTACGAGTCCAACGCCGTGATGCTGGCCGCCGCGCTACGTGAGGCCGGCGCCGACGTCACGACCGCACCGGCGACATCCGACGACGTGGCGCTGTTCCGGGAGACCCTGGCCGGCCATGCCCAGAACGTCGACCTGATCGTCACCACGGGCGGCGTCAGCGCCGGCGCGTACGAGGTGGTGAAAGACGCCCTTTCAGGCGATGTCGAGTTCGTGAAGGTCGCGATGCAGCCCGGCATGCCGCAGGGCGCCGGGACCGTCGGCGGCACGCCCATCGTCACGTTGCCGGGCAACCCCGTCTCGGCGCTGGTGTCGTTCGAGGTCTTCATCCGGCCACCGCTGCGCGCGGCGATGGGCCTGCCGTCGCAGCGACCGCGCCGCCCGGCGACGCTCACCGAGAAGCTGACCTCCCCCGCCGGGAAACGCCAGTTCCGCCGCGGCGTGCTCGGCACCGATGAGCAGGTGAGCAGCTACGGCCCGCCGGCGTCGCACCACCTCCGGTGGCTGGCGACGGCAAACTGCCTGCTGGACATCGGCGAGGACGTGGTCGAATTAGCGGCTGGATCGCCCGTGCCCGTCTGGGATCTCAGTTAG
- a CDS encoding DEAD/DEAH box helicase has product MRAYAAPSTQALRGWQRRALVRYLTAKPRDFLAVATPGAGKTTFALRIAGELLTERTVDQVVVVVPTEHLKTQWAEAAARVGMALDPKFSNSTGHTSSDYHGIVVTYAQVASHPTRHRVRTENHKTLVIFDEVHHGGDAKSWGEAIREAYDDATRRLCLTGTPFRSDDSPIPFVQYEPDGSGHQQSVADHTYGYSDALADGVVRPVVFMAYSGEARWRDSAGEEHAARLGEPLTAEQTARAWRTALNPEGEWMPAVIAAANKRLGQLRQSIPDAGGMIIATDQTTARAYAKLLHTITGEEATVILSDDPTASARISQFSEGSSRWLVAVRMVSEGVDVPRLAVGVYATSASTPLFFAQAIGRFVRLRRKGETASIFLPSVPNLLELASELERERNHVLGKPHRVSDGLDDELLEQAQKKEDEKSELENGFEMLGSDAELDQVIFDGSSFGTATEAGSDEEADYLGIPGLLDHSQMRDLLSRRQDEQLQKRSAKAAATGAPPPPMTTHGQLRELRKELNLLVAAFHHRTGKPHGWIHNELRRRHPGPPVAAATREQLQDRIAAIRNMQRELTA; this is encoded by the coding sequence GTGCGGGCTTATGCAGCGCCCAGCACCCAGGCTTTGCGGGGCTGGCAACGTCGGGCTTTGGTGCGGTATCTGACCGCCAAGCCGCGTGATTTTCTTGCTGTCGCGACCCCAGGTGCAGGCAAGACGACCTTCGCCCTGCGGATCGCCGGTGAGTTGCTGACGGAGCGCACCGTCGACCAGGTCGTGGTCGTCGTCCCGACCGAGCACCTCAAGACCCAGTGGGCGGAAGCCGCGGCGCGCGTCGGCATGGCGCTGGACCCCAAGTTCAGCAACTCGACGGGGCACACGTCGTCGGACTACCACGGCATCGTCGTCACCTATGCCCAGGTCGCCAGCCACCCGACCAGACACCGGGTGCGCACCGAGAACCACAAGACGCTGGTGATCTTCGACGAGGTCCATCACGGCGGCGACGCCAAGAGCTGGGGCGAGGCCATCCGCGAGGCCTACGACGATGCGACGCGGCGCCTCTGCCTGACCGGGACCCCGTTCCGGTCCGACGACAGCCCGATCCCGTTCGTGCAGTACGAGCCCGACGGCAGCGGCCATCAGCAGTCGGTGGCCGACCACACCTACGGCTACTCCGACGCGCTCGCCGACGGCGTGGTGCGTCCGGTGGTGTTCATGGCGTACTCGGGTGAGGCCCGCTGGCGCGACAGTGCCGGCGAGGAGCACGCGGCCCGTCTCGGCGAACCGCTCACCGCCGAGCAGACCGCCCGGGCCTGGCGCACCGCGCTGAACCCCGAGGGCGAATGGATGCCCGCGGTGATCGCGGCGGCCAACAAGCGACTGGGGCAGTTGCGGCAGAGCATCCCGGACGCCGGCGGCATGATCATCGCCACCGACCAGACCACGGCCCGCGCCTACGCCAAACTGCTGCACACCATCACGGGCGAGGAAGCGACGGTCATCCTGTCGGACGACCCGACGGCGTCGGCTCGCATCTCACAGTTCTCCGAGGGCAGCAGCCGCTGGCTCGTCGCGGTCCGCATGGTGTCCGAGGGTGTCGACGTGCCGCGGCTCGCGGTCGGGGTGTACGCCACGAGTGCGTCGACCCCCTTGTTCTTCGCGCAGGCCATCGGCCGGTTCGTGCGCCTGCGGCGCAAGGGCGAGACGGCCAGCATCTTCCTGCCGTCGGTGCCGAACCTGCTGGAGCTGGCCAGCGAGCTGGAGCGCGAGCGCAACCACGTGCTCGGCAAGCCGCACCGCGTGTCCGACGGCCTCGACGACGAACTGCTCGAGCAGGCGCAGAAGAAGGAAGACGAGAAGTCGGAGCTGGAGAACGGCTTCGAGATGCTCGGCTCGGACGCCGAGCTGGATCAGGTGATCTTCGACGGCTCGTCGTTCGGCACCGCGACGGAGGCCGGCAGCGACGAGGAGGCCGACTACCTCGGCATCCCGGGCCTGCTGGACCACTCGCAGATGCGTGATCTGCTGAGTCGGCGGCAGGACGAGCAGCTGCAGAAGCGCAGCGCCAAGGCCGCTGCCACCGGGGCTCCGCCCCCACCCATGACCACGCACGGCCAGCTCCGTGAACTTCGCAAGGAGCTCAACCTACTGGTGGCCGCGTTCCACCACCGCACCGGCAAGCCGCACGGCTGGATCCACAACGAGCTGCGGCGCAGGCACCCCGGTCCCCCGGTGGCGGCCGCGACGCGCGAGCAGTTGCAGGACCGCATCGCGGCGATCCGGAACATGCAGCGGGAGCTGACGGCCTGA
- a CDS encoding SDR family NAD(P)-dependent oxidoreductase, which produces MTTKWTANDVPDQTGRVAIVTGSNTGLGYETARVLAGKGARVVMAVRDTGKGDDAAARLRASTPNADVVVQKLDLGSLTSVRAAADDLRAAYPRIDLLINNAGVMYPPKQTTADGFELQFGTNHLGAFALTGLLIENLLSVPGSRVVTLGSIAHRILGKIDFADLQWEKRRYNRVAAYGQSKLANLMFAYELQRRLVATNAETISVAAHPGISNTELMRHIPGSGLPGFNQISGLVANSPEVGALATLRAAVDPDARGGEYYGPSGLLQLVGHPVLVQSTAQSHDAGIQRRLWAVSEELTGVTFAI; this is translated from the coding sequence ATGACCACCAAATGGACCGCCAACGATGTGCCGGACCAGACCGGCCGGGTGGCGATCGTCACCGGCTCCAACACCGGGCTGGGTTACGAGACGGCGCGGGTATTGGCGGGCAAGGGCGCTCGCGTGGTGATGGCGGTGCGCGACACCGGCAAAGGCGACGACGCCGCCGCCCGGCTGCGGGCGAGCACCCCGAACGCCGACGTGGTCGTGCAGAAGCTGGACCTGGGTTCGCTGACCTCGGTCCGCGCGGCGGCCGACGACCTGCGGGCGGCCTATCCGCGGATCGACCTGCTCATCAACAACGCCGGCGTGATGTACCCGCCCAAGCAGACCACCGCCGACGGCTTCGAATTGCAGTTCGGCACCAATCACCTCGGTGCCTTCGCGCTCACCGGCCTGCTCATCGAGAACCTGCTGTCCGTCCCGGGCTCGCGCGTGGTGACCCTCGGCAGCATCGCGCACCGCATCCTCGGGAAGATCGACTTCGCCGACCTGCAGTGGGAGAAGCGCCGCTACAACCGGGTCGCGGCCTACGGCCAGTCGAAGCTGGCCAACCTGATGTTCGCCTACGAGCTGCAACGCCGGCTCGTGGCCACGAACGCCGAAACCATCTCGGTCGCGGCCCATCCCGGCATCTCCAACACCGAACTGATGCGCCACATCCCCGGCTCCGGCCTGCCCGGCTTCAACCAGATCAGCGGGCTGGTCGCCAACAGCCCCGAGGTCGGCGCGCTGGCCACGTTGCGGGCCGCCGTCGACCCCGACGCGCGGGGCGGCGAGTACTACGGGCCTTCTGGCCTCCTCCAGCTGGTCGGGCACCCGGTGCTGGTGCAGTCGACCGCACAGTCGCACGACGCCGGCATCCAGCGGCGGTTGTGGGCGGTGTCCGAAGAGCTCACCGGCGTCACCTTCGCGATCTAG
- a CDS encoding type II toxin-antitoxin system RelE/ParE family toxin: MSRYVLSPAARADLEDVWDYTCERWNADQAQAYVREIQHAIERIAESPMIGRACDDVRPGYRKHAVGSHVLYYRLISGEIIDVVRILHQRMDVPRHLD, from the coding sequence GTGAGCCGTTATGTACTTTCGCCCGCGGCGCGCGCCGACTTGGAAGATGTCTGGGACTACACATGTGAGCGCTGGAACGCTGATCAGGCGCAGGCGTACGTTCGGGAGATTCAACATGCCATCGAACGCATCGCGGAGTCGCCGATGATCGGGCGAGCGTGCGACGACGTTCGCCCGGGTTACCGGAAACATGCGGTGGGATCGCACGTGCTGTATTACCGGCTCATCTCCGGGGAAATCATCGACGTCGTGCGCATCCTCCATCAGCGGATGGATGTGCCTCGGCACCTTGACTGA
- a CDS encoding phosphatidylserine decarboxylase: protein MARPARPPADTPESELSRFVDLVRSTVPPMHPAGLPFVGGALGVAAIGHRKRWVRAAGLAAAAACAGFFRHPPRTPPSRPGVVVAPADGLVTLIDEAVPPAELNLSDEPLPRVSIFLSLFDAHVQRAPVAGEVITVKHKPGQFLSADKAEASEDNERNSLWLRTADGHDVVAVQLAGLLARRIVCSTHPGAHLALGETYGLIRFGSRLDTYLPKGSVIGVEIGQRAIGGETVLADLPSGSPA from the coding sequence ATGGCCAGACCTGCGCGCCCCCCAGCTGACACTCCAGAGTCCGAACTGTCACGTTTCGTCGACCTGGTCCGTTCCACCGTTCCCCCGATGCACCCGGCCGGGCTGCCGTTCGTCGGCGGCGCCCTCGGTGTCGCCGCGATCGGCCACCGCAAGCGCTGGGTCCGGGCGGCCGGACTGGCCGCGGCCGCCGCGTGCGCCGGGTTCTTCCGGCATCCGCCGCGGACGCCACCGAGCCGGCCCGGCGTCGTCGTCGCGCCGGCCGACGGCCTGGTGACGCTCATCGACGAGGCCGTCCCGCCCGCCGAGCTGAACCTGTCCGACGAGCCGCTGCCGCGCGTCAGCATCTTCCTGTCGCTGTTCGACGCGCATGTGCAGCGCGCGCCGGTGGCCGGCGAGGTGATCACCGTCAAGCACAAGCCGGGCCAGTTCCTGTCCGCCGACAAGGCCGAGGCCAGCGAGGACAACGAGCGCAACAGCCTCTGGCTGCGCACCGCCGACGGCCACGACGTCGTCGCGGTGCAGCTCGCCGGTCTGCTGGCCCGCCGCATCGTGTGCAGCACCCACCCGGGTGCGCACCTGGCGCTGGGCGAGACGTACGGCCTCATCCGGTTCGGCTCCCGCCTGGACACCTACCTGCCCAAGGGCTCCGTGATCGGCGTCGAGATCGGGCAGCGCGCCATCGGCGGCGAGACGGTGCTGGCAGACCTGCCGAGCGGGTCGCCGGCATGA